Genomic segment of Rhodococcus rhodochrous:
TCGCCGGGCACGACCGGGAACTGCTCGACCGCACGGACTCGATCGCCGAACTGCGCAACGGCGCGTTGCGCCTGTTCGGCGGCGGATTCGGCGAGTACGAACGGATCGTCGCGGAGGAACAGGAGGCGGCGCGGGCAGCGGTGCGGGACGCCCGCAACGACGTGCGACGCCAGGCACGCGAACTGGCGGCGGCACACGTCACGATCGCCCGGCGGCAACGCTACGGGCAGAAGATGTACGAGCAGAAGCGCGAACCCAAGATCGTCATGGGCGCGCGCAAACGGCAGGCGCAGGAATCCGCCGGGCGTTTCCGCCGCGAACACGAGGAGGATCTGACCACTGCACGGGAGAACCTGGACCGCGCGAAGGACGCGGTGCGCGACGATCCGGAGATCCGCATCGACCTGCCCGGGACCGCGGTTCCGCCCGGCCGGCGTGTGGCGGACGCACCGCTCGAGATCGTCGGGCCGGAGCGGATCGCGCTGCGCGGGCCCAACGGATCGGGGAAGACGACCCTGCTGCACCGCATCGTCGAGGCGGAACCCCACGTTCCCTTCGCATTGCTCCCGCAGCGGCTCGACATCTTCGACGACGACCGTTCGGTCGCGGAGAACGCCGAGGATCGGGCGCCGCACCTGACTCCGCAGCAGGTGCGGGCGCGTCTGGCGCGCTTCCTGTTCCGCGGCCGTCACGCCGAGGTCGCCGTGGGAGCGCTGTCGGGTGGGGAACGACTGCGGGCCGCGCTCGCGATCGTGCTCGCGGCCGATCCCGCTCCGCAGTTGCTGCTGCTGGACGAGCCCACCAACAACCTCGACCTGGCAGGCCTCGCACACCTGATCCAGGCCCTGCGCGCCTACAGCGGTGCGCTCGTGGTGGTCTCGCACGACGAACGAT
This window contains:
- a CDS encoding ABC-F family ATP-binding cassette domain-containing protein, encoding MSSSGITLSALSYVHPDGTVAVQDLDAVVPAGRIGLVGRNGSGKTTLLRLIAGELRPTSGSSTVRGRVAYLPQDVTLDPTVPVDSVLGIGEIRKSLRRIESGSFDDRDFEVVADRWDIEDRALALMHRVGLDRILHDAGDFDRTVGQLSGGETVLLAFTARLLDEPDVLLLDEPTNNLDADGRARLQDALDRFPGTVLVAGHDRELLDRTDSIAELRNGALRLFGGGFGEYERIVAEEQEAARAAVRDARNDVRRQARELAAAHVTIARRQRYGQKMYEQKREPKIVMGARKRQAQESAGRFRREHEEDLTTARENLDRAKDAVRDDPEIRIDLPGTAVPPGRRVADAPLEIVGPERIALRGPNGSGKTTLLHRIVEAEPHVPFALLPQRLDIFDDDRSVAENAEDRAPHLTPQQVRARLARFLFRGRHAEVAVGALSGGERLRAALAIVLAADPAPQLLLLDEPTNNLDLAGLAHLIQALRAYSGALVVVSHDERFLEEVMVDRSVELER